The Theileria orientalis strain Shintoku DNA, chromosome 3, complete genome genome window below encodes:
- a CDS encoding uncharacterized protein (DNA/RNA helicase, DEAD/DEAH box type, N-terminal domain containing protein), translating to MDNVFKKLIRGTSFRSGPSSKVVLFKENEDVGHFDEEFRVTDSSGVDFKEYKQLELFEKLKLGISDSLKPKEGRFSPKNISNALETQFNIKKTTPVQKHLFRISKVCKKLIKGADNTQICNNYDQVIPVLLMEKDVMAVAPTGSGKTLAYLVPALLKLEVCRQFYKTVQNDDDKLRCLILVPTVELVQQVKSECVYLTKGKGVKVVALDKTITTFDFSIAVATPLTLYKLMLEHPDMLDNLEMLVLDEADKLLEDGYHDNVDYVLNHLKNKDRVQKACFSSTIQPELLVLAKSYFKSPIHVTIGSENVCCSNVHQELVCVTSEKGKILTLKQLINEGKLLPPILIFLQSIKRVNELYEELMTSTLKVEKFTKKMDLKERQTVIEKFRTGEIWTLICTDILSRGINFKGVHSVVNFDLPLSSQLYINRVGRAGRGLKKGKSITFFTINDFKYMSHIVEIMKLSNSPVPGYLLTGLPSLSQEGILVDFDYQCWTELKKMEHKPPTRFNIGPVK from the exons ATGgataatgtgtttaaaaaattaattagaGGAACCAGTTTTAGATCTGGACCCTCCTCTAAAgtagttttatttaaagaaaatgaagacGTGGGCCACTTTGACGAAGAATTTAGGGTAACAGACTCAAGTGGAGTTGATTTTAAAGAATATAAGCAATTGGAGTTGTTtgaaaaacttaaattgGGAATTTCTGATAGTTTAAAACCGAAAGAGGGCCGGTTTAGCCCTAAGAATATATCGAACGCCCTGGAAACGCAgtttaacattaaaaaaacaactcCAGTTCAGAAACAT ttATTTAGAATATcaaaagtgtgtaaaaagtTGATAAAAGGTGCCGATAACACACAAATCTGTAACAATTATGATCAGGTGATCCCAGTCTTGCTGATGGAAAAGGACGTAATGGCAGTTGCTCCCACGGGCTCCGGGAAAACTTTGGCATATTTGGTGCCAGCATTACTTAAATTGGAGGTGTGTCgccaattttataaaacagTACAGAATGATGACGATAAGTTGCGGTGTTTAATCTTAGTGCCAACAGTTGAGCTGGTCCAGCAAGTTAAATCGGAATGTGTTTACCTGACGA AGGGGAAGGGAGTAAAGGTGGTGGCCCTGGACAAAACCATAACGACCTTTGACTTTTCAATAGCAGTTGCTACGCCATTGACCctgtataaattaatgcTCGAGCACCCA GACATGCTTGACAATTTGGAAATGTTGGTGTTGGATGAAGCCGATAAGCTGCTCGAGGACGGCTACCACGATAACGTGGACTACGTGTTAAATCACttgaaaaacaaagatAGGGTGCAGAAAGCATGTTTTAGCTCGACAATACAGCCAGAGTTACTGGTGTTGGCCAAGTCGTACTTCAAGAGTCCCATCCACGTGACAATCG GCTCAGAAAACGTTTGTTGTTCAAATGTGCACCAGGAGCTGGTGTGCGTCACGAGTGAAAAGG GGAAAATACTGACGCTGAAACAGCTCATAAACGAGGGGAAGTTGCTGCCGCCAATACTAATATTCCTACAAAGCATTAAAAGAGTTAACGAACTGTacgaggagctgatgaCCTCAACCCTAAAAGTTGAAAAGTTTACGAAAAAAATGGATCTGAAGGAGAGGCAAACAGTAATAGAAAAGTTCAGAACAGGAGAG ATTTGGACACTGATATGCACGGACATCCTGTCCCGCGGAATCAACTTCAAGGGAGTGCACTCAGTAGTCAACTTCGACCTGCCGCTGTCATCGCAATTGTACATAAACAGAGTTGGGAGAGCAGGCCGAGGCCTGAAGAAGGGGAAGAGCATAACGTTCTTTACGATCAACGACTTCAAGTACATGAGTCACATCGTGGAAATAATGAAGCTCTCGAACTCGCCAGTACCAGGGTACTTGCTGACAGGACTCCCAAGTTTATCGCAAGAAGGTATTTTGGTAGACTTTGATTATCAATGTTGGACAGagttgaagaagatggaaCACAAGCCGCCGACAAGATTCAACATAGGACCAGTAAAGTAA
- a CDS encoding uncharacterized protein (U box domain containing protein): MSFLCSISGVPPEEPCLSKTGYVFERRLIEKHLEESQVCPATGEPLTLQDLIPIKGSSIVKPRHNTANSIPGLLSLLQSEWDALALETHGLRAHVDEVRKQLSFSLYQHDAATRVIARLIKQRDRALSEVESLKEQLVQFRASYDVNALEIGLDEPALERIQQLAKLLLADRKKRDLSNYSNPEKLGGFKCRGEYRVHSSTVPGVSCVTLDRSLQSEGLEDSFCFSGGNDGSIVYFDVANQKTASVINGHVKRVNALLSHNADRILLSGADDKLIKVWKEFDNEFKCVSVFKHHKAPVKRLSLHPSGEYFLSLCSDGVWSLNELDSCKIVKMFKDVPKCSALKFHPDGLIALGCSSGSLHIWDLRESSLKDPLTEEGAKVNGTTNGAGESNWVDLDVSENGYYLASATDGGVVSLWDLRKQKVVATADCNVNVTRVKFDHSGNYLGVASTKVELLEVNRANLSSLGVLEGHSGPVTDLEFGPLSRFILTTSMDKSLRLFY; encoded by the exons ATGTCATTTTTGTGTTCAATTAGTGGAGTCCCCCCCGAGGAGCCATGTCTGAGTAAAACAGGCTATGTGTTTGAAAGAAGGTTGATAGAAAAACACTTGGAAGAGTCGCAAGTTTGTCCAGCAACCGGCGAACCCCTCACATTACAGGATTTAATACCAATAAAAG GCTCCTCAATTGTGAAGCCCCGACACAACACAGCAAACAGCATACCTGGGCTTCTCTCTCTGCTCCAGTCAGAATGGGACGCTCTGGCGCTGGAAACACACGGACTGCGAGCCCACGTCGATGAAGTGAGGAAGCAGTTGAGTTTCTCGCTGTACCAGCACGACGCGGCCACGCGAGTAATCGCCAGGTTAATTAAGCAGAGAGACAGAGCCCTGAGCGAGGTCGAGTCGCTAAAGGAGCAGCTGGTTCAGTTCAGAGCCAGTTACGATGTCAACGCGCTGGAAATAG GCCTCGACGAGCCGGCTCTGGAACGTATACAGCAGCTGGCGAAACTGCTCCTAGCAGATCGTAAAAAACGTGATTTATCGAACTACTCAAATCCTGAGAAGTTGGGAGGCTTTAAGTGCCGTGGAGAGTACCGAGTCCACTCCTCCACAGTTCCCGGCGTGTCGTGTGTGACTCTGGACAGGAGTCTCCAGTCTGAGGGCCTGGAGGATAGCTTTTGCTTTTCAGGCGGAAACGATGGCTCAATTGTCTACTTTGATGTGGCTAATCAAAAAACGGCATCAGTCATTAACGGGCACGTGAAGCGAGTCAACGCGCTGCTGTCCCATAATGCGGATCGTATACTGCTCTCAG GTGCCGATGACAAACTCATTAAGGTTTGGAAGGAGTTTGACAACGAGTTTAAGTGCGTGTCAGTGTTTAAGCACCACAAGGCGCCAGTTAAGCGGCTGTCGCTGCACCCGAGCGGAGAGTACTTTCTGTCACTCTGCTCGGACGGAGTCTGGTCGTTGAACGAGTTGGACTCGTGCAAAATcgttaaaatgtttaaagaCGTTCCGAAATGCAGCGCACTAAAGTTTCACCCAGACGGACTGATAGCACTCGGCTGCTCGTCAGGAAGTCTGCACATATGGGACCTGAGGGAGTCGAGTCTCAAGGACCCCCTGACGGAAGAGGGTGCCAAAGTCAACGGCACGACCAACGGGGCCGGAGAAAGCAACTGGGTTGACCTGGACGTGAGTGAAAACGGCTACTACCTGGCAAGCGCGACCGACGGCGGAGTGGTCTCACTGTGGGACCTGAGGAAGCAGAAGGTGGTGGCGACTGCAGACTGTAACGTCAATGTGACCCGAGTCAAGTTCGACCATTCAG GAAACTACCTGGGCGTTGCGAGCACGAAGGTTGAATTGCTGGAAGTAAATCGAGCAAATTTGTCATCTTTGGGTGTCTTGGAAGGACACAGCGGGCCCGTAACCGATTTGGAATTTGGACCACTCTCAAGGTTTATTTTAACGACTTCCATGGATAAATCGTTGAGACTCTTTTACtaa